One window of the Pseudomonas sp. S04 genome contains the following:
- a CDS encoding GreA/GreB family elongation factor — protein sequence MSRAFVNEDNAAAQADQPVERQVSSQPNYVTPDGLRQLQDKVAELQTLHSAQSALGELADQQRLADLQRDLRYYHQRLQSAQVVPPATSTDKVQIGSWVTYADEQGTERRVQLVGEDQAVAAQGLINWGSPLGRALLGAQLNDEVLWQRPAGDQLIEVIRIEAA from the coding sequence ATGAGCCGCGCTTTCGTCAATGAAGATAACGCCGCCGCCCAAGCCGACCAGCCCGTCGAGCGCCAGGTCAGCAGCCAACCCAATTACGTCACCCCCGACGGCCTGCGCCAGTTGCAGGACAAGGTCGCCGAACTGCAGACCCTGCACAGCGCGCAGTCGGCCCTCGGTGAGTTAGCCGACCAGCAGCGCCTGGCGGATCTGCAGCGCGACCTGCGCTACTACCACCAACGCCTGCAAAGCGCTCAGGTCGTGCCCCCGGCCACCTCGACCGACAAGGTGCAGATCGGCAGTTGGGTGACCTATGCCGATGAGCAAGGCACTGAGCGGCGCGTGCAACTGGTCGGTGAAGACCAGGCTGTTGCCGCCCAGGGCCTGATCAACTGGGGCTCACCACTGGGCCGCGCATTGCTGGGCGCGCAACTCAATGATGAAGTGCTCTGGCAACGCCCCGCCGGCGATCAACTGATCGAAGTGATCCGCATCGAAGCCGCTTAA
- the gdhA gene encoding NADP-specific glutamate dehydrogenase: MIESVESFLARLKKRDPDQPEFHQAVEEVLRSLWPFLEANPHYLTSGILERICEPERAVVFRVSWVDDHGAVQVNRGFRIQMNSAIGPYKGGLRFHPSVNMGVLKFLAFEQTFKNSLTSLPMGGGKGGSDFDPKGKSDAEVMRFCQAFMSELYRHIGSDVDVPAGDIGVGAREIGFLFGQYKRLSNQFTSVLTGKGMSYGGSLIRPEATGFGCVYFAEEMLKRRGEKVQGKRVAISGSGNVAQYAARKVMDLGGQVISLSDSEGTLYCEGGLSEEQWSALLELKNVKRGRISELAARFGLEFRAGQSPWDLACDIALPCATQNELDAEAARTLLRNGCICVAEGANMPTTLAAVDIFIEAGILFAPGKASNAGGVAVSGLEMSQNAMRLLWTAGEVDSKLHNIMQSIHHACVHYGEENGQINYVKGANIAGFVKVADAMLAQGVV, encoded by the coding sequence ATGATCGAATCCGTCGAGTCCTTCCTTGCGCGCCTGAAAAAACGTGACCCTGACCAACCTGAATTCCATCAGGCCGTCGAAGAGGTCCTGCGCAGCCTGTGGCCCTTTCTCGAAGCCAATCCCCACTACCTGACTTCCGGCATCCTGGAGCGCATCTGTGAGCCGGAGCGGGCCGTGGTGTTTCGCGTTTCCTGGGTCGACGATCACGGCGCGGTGCAGGTCAATCGCGGATTCCGGATCCAGATGAACAGCGCCATCGGCCCGTACAAGGGCGGCCTGCGTTTCCACCCGTCGGTGAACATGGGCGTGCTGAAGTTCCTGGCCTTCGAGCAAACGTTCAAGAACTCCCTGACTTCACTGCCGATGGGCGGTGGCAAGGGCGGCTCGGACTTCGATCCGAAGGGCAAGAGCGATGCTGAAGTGATGCGCTTCTGCCAGGCCTTCATGAGCGAGCTGTATCGCCATATCGGCTCGGACGTTGACGTTCCAGCCGGCGACATCGGCGTGGGCGCGCGGGAAATCGGCTTCCTGTTCGGCCAATACAAGCGCCTGAGCAACCAGTTCACCAGCGTGTTGACCGGCAAGGGCATGAGCTATGGCGGCAGCCTGATTCGCCCGGAGGCCACCGGTTTTGGTTGCGTGTACTTCGCCGAGGAAATGCTCAAGCGTCGCGGTGAAAAGGTGCAGGGCAAGCGTGTGGCAATCTCCGGCTCCGGCAACGTCGCGCAGTACGCAGCGCGCAAGGTCATGGACCTGGGCGGCCAAGTGATTTCCCTCTCCGACTCCGAAGGTACGCTGTACTGCGAGGGTGGGCTGAGCGAGGAGCAATGGTCGGCGCTGCTGGAGCTGAAAAACGTCAAGCGCGGCCGCATCAGTGAACTGGCCGCACGGTTCGGCCTGGAGTTTCGTGCCGGACAAAGCCCGTGGGACTTGGCGTGTGACATCGCGCTGCCGTGTGCCACGCAGAACGAACTGGACGCCGAGGCTGCGCGCACCTTGCTGCGCAATGGCTGCATCTGTGTCGCCGAAGGGGCGAACATGCCGACTACCCTGGCGGCCGTGGATATCTTCATCGAGGCTGGAATCCTGTTCGCCCCGGGCAAGGCGTCGAACGCCGGCGGTGTCGCGGTCAGTGGCCTGGAAATGTCGCAGAACGCCATGCGCCTGCTGTGGACTGCCGGTGAAGTCGACAGCAAGTTGCACAACATCATGCAGTCGATCCACCACGCATGCGTGCACTACGGCGAAGAAAACGGGCAGATCAACTACGTCAAGGGCGCGAACATCGCCGGTTTCGTCAAAGTCGCCGACGCAATGCTCGCCCAGGGCGTGGTTTAA
- the ettA gene encoding energy-dependent translational throttle protein EttA, with product MAQYVFTMHRLGKVVPPKREILKNISLSFFPGAKIGVLGLNGSGKSTLLKIMAGVDTEFEGEARPMPDLNIGYLPQEPILDPTKTVREVVEEAVSVIKNAQARLDEVYAAYAEEDADFDKLAAEQAKLEAILQASDGHNLERQLEVAADALRLPAWDAKVEFLSGGEKRRVALCRLLLSAPDMLLLDEPTNHLDADSVAWLEHFLHDFPGTVVAITHDRYFLDNVAGWILELDRGAGIPYEGNYSGWLEAKSDRLAAESKQQSAHEKAMKEELEWVRKGAKARQSKSKARLQRFEEMQSQEFQKRSETNEIYIPAGPRLGDKVIEFKNVTKGYGDRVLIDNLSFSMPKGAIVGVIGGNGAGKSTLFRMLMGKEQPDSGSIEVGETVQLACVDQSREDLDGSKTVFQQISDGSDQIRIGNYEIPSRTYVGRFNFKGGDQQKFVKDLSGGERGRLHLALTLKEGGNVLLLDEPSNDLDVETLRSLEEALLDFPGAAIVISHDRWFLDRVATHILAYEDDSQAIFFEGNYTEYEADRKKRLGEAAAQPHRVRHKKLA from the coding sequence ATGGCTCAATACGTCTTCACCATGCATCGGCTGGGCAAAGTTGTTCCGCCGAAGCGGGAAATCCTGAAAAACATTTCGCTGTCGTTCTTCCCTGGCGCGAAGATCGGCGTTCTCGGCCTCAACGGTTCGGGTAAGTCCACGCTGCTGAAAATCATGGCCGGCGTCGACACCGAGTTCGAGGGCGAAGCTCGTCCGATGCCGGACCTGAACATCGGCTACCTGCCGCAGGAACCTATCCTGGATCCGACCAAGACCGTGCGTGAAGTGGTCGAGGAAGCGGTCAGCGTGATCAAGAACGCCCAGGCACGCCTGGACGAGGTCTACGCGGCGTACGCTGAAGAAGACGCCGACTTCGACAAACTGGCCGCTGAACAGGCCAAGCTCGAAGCCATCCTGCAAGCCAGCGATGGCCATAACCTGGAACGCCAACTGGAAGTCGCCGCCGATGCGCTGCGCCTGCCGGCCTGGGATGCCAAGGTCGAATTCCTTTCCGGTGGTGAGAAGCGTCGTGTGGCCCTGTGCCGCCTGCTGCTGTCCGCCCCGGACATGTTGCTGCTCGACGAACCAACCAACCACCTGGACGCCGATTCCGTGGCCTGGCTGGAGCACTTCCTGCACGACTTCCCGGGTACCGTGGTAGCGATTACGCACGACCGGTACTTCCTGGACAACGTTGCCGGCTGGATTCTGGAACTTGACCGCGGTGCGGGCATTCCTTACGAAGGCAACTATTCGGGCTGGCTGGAAGCCAAGTCCGATCGTCTGGCGGCCGAATCCAAGCAGCAGTCGGCCCACGAAAAGGCCATGAAAGAAGAACTGGAATGGGTGCGCAAAGGCGCCAAGGCCCGTCAGTCGAAATCCAAGGCTCGCCTGCAACGCTTCGAAGAAATGCAGTCGCAGGAATTCCAGAAGCGCAGCGAAACCAACGAGATCTACATCCCGGCCGGTCCGCGCCTGGGCGACAAGGTCATCGAGTTCAAGAACGTCACCAAGGGCTACGGCGATCGCGTGCTGATCGACAACCTGTCGTTCTCCATGCCTAAAGGCGCCATCGTTGGCGTGATCGGCGGTAACGGTGCGGGTAAATCCACCCTGTTCCGCATGCTGATGGGCAAGGAACAGCCGGATTCGGGCAGCATCGAAGTCGGTGAAACCGTGCAACTGGCGTGTGTGGACCAGAGCCGCGAAGACCTGGATGGCAGCAAGACTGTGTTCCAGCAGATCTCCGACGGTTCCGACCAGATCCGCATCGGCAACTACGAGATCCCGTCGCGCACCTACGTGGGCCGTTTCAACTTCAAGGGCGGCGATCAGCAGAAGTTCGTCAAGGACCTGTCCGGTGGTGAGCGTGGTCGCTTGCACCTGGCCCTGACCCTGAAAGAGGGCGGCAACGTGCTGCTGCTCGACGAACCGTCCAACGACCTCGACGTCGAAACCCTGCGTTCCCTGGAAGAAGCCCTGCTGGACTTCCCGGGCGCCGCCATTGTGATCTCTCACGATCGGTGGTTCCTTGACCGCGTGGCGACGCACATCCTGGCGTACGAAGACGACTCGCAAGCGATCTTCTTCGAAGGTAACTACACCGAGTACGAAGCCGACCGCAAAAAGCGTCTTGGCGAAGCGGCTGCCCAGCCACACCGGGTGCGCCACAAAAAACTGGCCTGA
- a CDS encoding sensor domain-containing protein, with product MSNATPPSSARALNPATGSPLRGTLKGALAMLVLLLLGLLFWQLLDQLHETQKDQRQHTIDYTADLAAQVSLNMALNAQIALNLLPIVEQPQTAEQQQALLRKLQQSLPDLLSVALLSPSGKVLKDSANTTPDADYLNELVRRSHAQAHYFSNANDGSVVHLLLHQASGNTRGYWALRLRPNFFAGLAKQSEGTLRPLWLVENRINHQIISREDLRPSAQPSLLTAQDQANTVLTVPLSSSDWQLRGLFDRQRVIEELLPAFIGKCLLGLALSLLPFIALLSMRRRQHQLHEGRRRYQDIFDGTGVALCVLDLSGLHSAFDKTRVHDSETLRAALDSHEQRQSLLQELRITEVNQVALHLLGVESCTQAWQLLIEGRPLDDNSIGAALLEAVLNQQGQLELEIKLKDDQGQDQHLWLVLHLPQEQPDYRAVILSINDITSRKLVELSLQERESFWSDVVRTVPDHLYVQDVLSQRMIYSNHHLGQTLGYNKSELQQMGEYFWEILLHPEDAELYHRLREEQRQAGYRQLRQCPLRFRHRDGQWRCFEVREQALARDADEQVTRIIGVAKDITDQIEASESLRDSEQRYRMLAESISDVIFSTNNTLALNYVSPSVQAVLGYDANWIFQNGWQSIVANPQQLTGIYSLMDRVSRALNQPEQLAQLRSQVQTQLFLFDCLRADGRKIPIELRLVLVWDEHDAFEGVLGVGRDISQQRRAEKDLRMAATVFEHSTSAILITDPAGYIVQANDAFSRVSGYAVSQVLDQLPNMLTVDEQQEAHLGYILKQLHQHRSWEGEIWLKRRNGEHYPAWVGITAVLDDEGDLASYVCFFSDISERKASEQRIHRLAYYDALTHLPNRTLFQDRLHTALQTAQRHKSWVVLMFLDLDRFKPINDSLGHAAGDRMLKDMATRLLGCVDDDDTVARMGGDEFTLLLQPRTTRELALNRAIHVAEQILASLVKPFVLEGREFFVTASIGIALSPQDGNELSQLMKNADTAMYHAKERGKNNFQFYQAEMNASALERLELESDLRHALEQNEFVLYYQPQFSGDGKRLTGAEALLRWQHPRRGLVPPGDFIPVLEELGLVVDVGDWVIREACQQLKRWHQAQVRVPKVSVNISARQFSDGQLGTRIATILKDTGLAPACLELELTESILMREVSEAMQILAGLKNLGLSIAVDDFGTGYSSLNYLKQFPIDVLKIDRTFVDGLPSGEQDAQIARAIIAMAHSLNLAVIAEGVETHEQLEFLREHDCDEVQGYLFGRPMPAARFEAQFSNDALFMLD from the coding sequence TTGTCCAATGCCACTCCGCCTTCCTCCGCGCGCGCACTGAACCCTGCGACCGGATCGCCCCTGCGCGGGACGCTCAAAGGCGCCTTGGCGATGCTGGTGCTGCTGTTGCTCGGACTGTTGTTCTGGCAGTTGCTCGATCAGTTGCACGAAACCCAGAAAGACCAGCGCCAGCACACCATCGACTACACCGCCGACCTGGCCGCCCAAGTCAGCCTGAACATGGCGCTGAATGCGCAGATCGCACTCAATCTGCTACCGATCGTCGAACAACCGCAAACTGCTGAGCAGCAACAGGCCCTGCTGCGCAAATTGCAGCAGTCGCTGCCGGATCTGCTCAGCGTGGCGCTGCTCAGCCCCTCGGGCAAAGTGCTCAAGGACAGCGCCAACACCACCCCGGATGCCGACTACCTGAACGAACTGGTCAGGCGCAGTCACGCCCAGGCGCACTATTTCAGCAACGCCAATGACGGTTCGGTGGTGCACCTGCTGCTGCATCAGGCCAGCGGCAACACTCGCGGCTACTGGGCCCTGCGCCTGCGACCGAATTTTTTCGCCGGCCTGGCCAAGCAGAGCGAAGGCACCCTACGTCCGCTGTGGCTGGTGGAAAACCGCATCAATCATCAAATCATCAGCCGTGAAGACCTGCGACCCTCGGCCCAGCCGAGCCTGCTGACCGCGCAGGACCAGGCCAACACCGTGCTGACCGTGCCGCTGAGCAGCAGCGACTGGCAACTGCGCGGCCTGTTCGACCGCCAGCGGGTGATCGAGGAGCTGCTGCCGGCCTTCATCGGTAAATGCCTGCTGGGGCTGGCACTGTCCCTGTTGCCGTTCATCGCCCTGTTGAGCATGCGCCGCCGCCAACACCAGTTGCATGAAGGCCGCAGGCGTTACCAGGACATTTTCGATGGCACCGGGGTTGCGCTGTGCGTACTGGATCTGTCGGGACTCCACAGCGCCTTCGATAAAACCCGGGTGCACGACAGCGAAACCCTGCGTGCCGCCCTGGACAGTCACGAACAACGTCAGTCACTGCTGCAGGAACTGCGCATCACCGAAGTCAACCAGGTGGCCTTGCACCTGCTCGGTGTCGAGTCCTGCACGCAGGCCTGGCAACTGCTGATCGAAGGCCGGCCACTGGACGACAACAGCATTGGCGCCGCGCTGCTGGAGGCCGTGCTCAACCAGCAGGGCCAGTTGGAACTGGAAATCAAACTCAAGGATGACCAGGGCCAGGATCAACACCTGTGGCTGGTCCTGCACCTGCCCCAGGAGCAACCGGACTACCGCGCGGTGATCCTGAGCATCAACGACATCACCAGCCGCAAGCTGGTGGAACTGTCGCTGCAGGAGCGTGAAAGCTTCTGGTCCGACGTGGTGCGCACCGTGCCCGATCACCTGTACGTCCAGGATGTGCTCAGCCAGCGCATGATCTACAGCAACCACCACCTGGGGCAGACCCTGGGCTACAACAAGTCCGAACTGCAACAGATGGGCGAGTACTTCTGGGAAATCCTCCTGCACCCGGAAGACGCCGAGCTCTACCACCGCCTGCGCGAGGAGCAACGCCAGGCCGGTTATCGCCAGTTGCGCCAGTGCCCGCTGCGCTTTCGCCACCGCGACGGCCAGTGGCGCTGCTTCGAAGTGCGCGAGCAGGCGTTGGCGCGGGATGCCGACGAGCAGGTCACGCGGATCATCGGCGTCGCCAAGGACATCACCGATCAGATCGAAGCCAGCGAATCCCTGCGCGACAGTGAGCAGCGCTACCGCATGCTCGCTGAAAGCATCAGCGACGTGATCTTCTCCACCAACAACACACTCGCGCTGAACTACGTCAGCCCATCGGTGCAGGCCGTGCTCGGCTATGACGCGAACTGGATCTTCCAGAACGGCTGGCAGTCCATCGTCGCCAACCCGCAGCAACTGACCGGCATCTACAGCCTGATGGACCGCGTCAGCCGGGCCTTGAACCAACCCGAACAACTGGCACAACTGCGCAGCCAGGTGCAGACCCAGCTATTCCTGTTCGACTGCCTGCGCGCCGATGGCCGCAAGATCCCGATCGAGTTGCGGCTGGTGCTGGTGTGGGACGAACACGACGCCTTCGAAGGCGTGCTGGGAGTCGGTCGCGACATCAGCCAGCAACGGCGCGCAGAGAAAGACCTGCGCATGGCCGCCACGGTTTTCGAACACTCGACGTCGGCGATCCTGATCACCGACCCCGCCGGCTACATCGTCCAGGCCAACGACGCCTTCAGCCGGGTCAGTGGCTACGCGGTGTCCCAGGTCCTCGATCAACTGCCGAACATGTTGACCGTCGATGAACAGCAGGAAGCGCACCTGGGCTACATCCTCAAGCAACTGCACCAGCACCGCAGCTGGGAAGGTGAAATCTGGCTCAAGCGCCGCAACGGCGAGCATTACCCGGCCTGGGTCGGCATCACCGCGGTGCTCGATGACGAGGGCGACCTGGCCAGCTACGTGTGCTTTTTCAGCGACATCAGCGAGCGTAAGGCCAGCGAGCAACGGATTCACCGCCTCGCCTACTACGACGCCCTGACCCACCTGCCCAACCGCACCCTGTTCCAGGACCGCCTGCACACGGCCTTGCAAACGGCGCAGCGGCACAAGTCCTGGGTGGTGCTGATGTTCCTTGACCTGGACCGCTTCAAGCCGATCAATGACTCCCTGGGCCACGCTGCCGGCGATCGCATGCTCAAGGACATGGCCACCCGCCTGCTCGGCTGCGTCGACGACGATGACACCGTGGCCCGTATGGGTGGCGATGAGTTCACCCTGCTGCTGCAACCGCGCACCACCCGCGAACTGGCGCTGAACCGGGCGATTCATGTCGCCGAGCAGATTCTCGCCAGCCTGGTGAAGCCGTTTGTCCTCGAAGGCCGTGAGTTCTTTGTGACCGCCAGTATCGGCATCGCCTTGAGCCCGCAGGACGGCAACGAACTTAGCCAGTTGATGAAAAACGCCGACACGGCGATGTACCACGCCAAGGAACGCGGCAAGAACAACTTCCAGTTCTACCAGGCGGAGATGAACGCCAGCGCCCTGGAACGCCTGGAACTGGAAAGCGACCTGCGCCACGCCCTCGAACAGAATGAATTCGTGCTGTATTACCAGCCGCAGTTCAGCGGCGATGGCAAGCGCCTGACCGGGGCTGAAGCCCTGCTGCGCTGGCAGCATCCGCGGCGCGGGCTGGTGCCACCGGGGGACTTCATTCCGGTGCTGGAAGAGCTCGGGCTAGTGGTGGACGTTGGTGACTGGGTGATCCGCGAGGCCTGTCAGCAACTCAAGCGCTGGCACCAGGCGCAGGTGCGCGTGCCGAAGGTCTCGGTGAACATTTCCGCGCGGCAGTTCTCCGATGGCCAGCTCGGCACCCGCATCGCCACCATCCTCAAGGACACGGGCCTGGCGCCGGCCTGCCTGGAGCTGGAGCTGACCGAAAGCATCCTGATGCGCGAAGTCAGCGAGGCCATGCAGATCCTCGCCGGCCTGAAGAACCTCGGCCTGAGCATCGCGGTCGACGACTTCGGCACCGGTTATTCATCGCTTAACTACCTGAAGCAGTTCCCGATCGACGTACTGAAAATCGACCGCACCTTTGTCGACGGCCTGCCGTCTGGCGAGCAGGATGCACAGATTGCCCGGGCGATCATTGCCATGGCCCACAGCTTGAACCTGGCGGTGATCGCCGAGGGCGTGGAAACCCATGAGCAACTGGAATTCCTGCGTGAGCATGATTGCGACGAAGTGCAGGGTTATCTGTTCGGCAGGCCGATGCCGGCGGCGCGGTTTGAAGCGCAGTTCAGCAATGATGCGTTGTTCATGCTCGATTGA
- the glyA gene encoding serine hydroxymethyltransferase, whose protein sequence is MFSRDLTIAKYDADLFAAMEQEAQRQEEHIELIASENYTSPAVMEAQGSVLTNKYAEGYPGKRYYGGCEFVDVVEQLAIDRAKELFGADYANVQPHAGSQANSAVYLALLSAGDTILGMSLAHGGHLTHGASVSSSGKLYNAIQYGIDANGLIDYDEVERLAVEHKPKMIVAGFSAYSQILDFPRFREIADKVGAYLFVDMAHVAGLVAAGVYPNPVPFADVVTTTTHKTLRGPRGGLILARANADIEKKLNSAVFPGAQGGPLEHVIAAKAICFKEALQPEFKTYQQQVVKNAQAMASVFIERGFDVVSGGTENHLFLLSLIKQEISGKDADAALGKAFITVNKNSVPNDPRSPFVTSGLRFGTPAVTTRGFKEAECKELAGWICDILADLNNEAVIDAVREKVKAICKKLPVYGA, encoded by the coding sequence ATGTTCAGCCGTGATTTGACCATTGCCAAGTACGACGCCGACCTTTTTGCCGCCATGGAGCAAGAAGCTCAGCGCCAGGAAGAACACATCGAGCTGATCGCTTCGGAGAACTACACCAGCCCAGCGGTGATGGAAGCTCAAGGCTCGGTACTGACCAACAAGTACGCCGAAGGTTACCCGGGCAAGCGCTACTACGGCGGTTGCGAGTTCGTCGACGTGGTTGAGCAACTGGCAATTGATCGCGCCAAGGAACTGTTCGGCGCCGATTACGCCAACGTTCAGCCGCACGCCGGCTCCCAAGCCAACAGCGCCGTTTACCTGGCCCTGCTGTCGGCTGGCGACACCATCCTGGGCATGAGCCTGGCCCACGGTGGTCACCTGACCCACGGTGCCAGCGTTTCGTCCTCCGGCAAGCTGTACAACGCCATCCAGTACGGCATCGACGCCAACGGCCTGATCGACTACGACGAAGTCGAGCGCCTGGCGGTCGAGCACAAGCCAAAAATGATCGTGGCCGGTTTCTCTGCCTACTCGCAGATCCTCGACTTCCCGCGCTTCCGCGAAATCGCTGACAAGGTTGGCGCCTACCTGTTCGTCGACATGGCTCACGTAGCCGGTCTGGTCGCTGCAGGCGTCTACCCGAACCCGGTGCCATTCGCTGACGTAGTGACCACCACTACCCACAAGACCCTGCGCGGTCCACGTGGCGGCCTGATCCTGGCTCGCGCCAACGCCGACATCGAGAAGAAGCTGAACTCCGCAGTATTCCCGGGCGCCCAGGGTGGTCCGCTGGAGCACGTGATCGCCGCTAAAGCGATCTGCTTCAAGGAAGCACTGCAGCCTGAGTTCAAGACCTACCAGCAACAAGTGGTGAAAAACGCCCAGGCCATGGCCAGCGTGTTCATCGAGCGTGGTTTTGACGTGGTCTCCGGCGGTACTGAAAACCACCTGTTCCTGCTGTCGCTGATCAAGCAGGAAATCTCCGGTAAAGACGCCGACGCCGCTCTGGGCAAAGCGTTCATCACCGTCAACAAGAACTCGGTACCGAACGATCCACGCTCCCCGTTCGTCACCTCCGGCCTGCGCTTCGGCACCCCGGCTGTGACCACTCGTGGCTTCAAGGAAGCCGAGTGCAAGGAACTGGCCGGCTGGATCTGCGACATCCTGGCAGACCTGAACAACGAAGCGGTAATCGACGCTGTTCGTGAAAAAGTAAAAGCTATCTGCAAGAAGCTGCCGGTATACGGCGCTTAA
- a CDS encoding C4-dicarboxylate transporter DctA, which translates to MLRWCSRSIFLQVVLGLVLGIVCGLTLPEYSAQLKPLGDGFIKLIKMLIGLIVFCVVVSGISGAGDLKKVGRIGLKSVIYFEVLTTIALVIGLVFAFSTGIGSGANIHLDQLSASDMGDIPQRGEHIHTTTQFLMDLIPTSVIGAFADNNILQVLLFSVLFGSALNLVGESASGISRLINELSHVIFRIMGMIVRLAPIGVFGAIAFTTSKYGLDSLQHLGSLIGLFYLTCFAFVSLILGLVMRLSGLRMMPFLKYLREELLIVLGTASSDAVLPQIMRKLEHLGIGSSTVGLVIPTGYSFNLDGFSIYLTLAIVFIANATGTPLAMSDLLTILLVSLITSKGAHGIPGSALVILAATLTAIPAIPVVGLVLVLAVDWFMGIGRALTNLIGNCVATVAIARWEKDIDIQRANKVLAGQQGYSFQTRKSATTAQQQEF; encoded by the coding sequence ATGCTCAGATGGTGCTCGCGTTCAATCTTCCTCCAAGTGGTTCTCGGACTGGTGCTCGGCATCGTCTGCGGGCTTACCCTTCCCGAATACTCGGCCCAGCTCAAGCCGCTTGGCGATGGTTTCATCAAGCTGATCAAGATGCTCATTGGCCTGATTGTGTTCTGCGTGGTGGTCAGCGGTATCAGCGGTGCCGGCGACCTGAAGAAGGTCGGACGCATTGGCCTGAAATCGGTGATCTACTTCGAAGTGCTGACCACCATCGCCCTGGTGATCGGCCTGGTCTTCGCCTTCAGCACCGGGATCGGCAGCGGCGCGAATATTCATCTGGATCAGCTTTCCGCCAGTGATATGGGTGACATCCCCCAGCGCGGCGAGCACATTCATACCACCACCCAGTTCCTCATGGACCTGATCCCGACCTCGGTGATTGGCGCGTTTGCCGACAACAACATCCTGCAGGTGCTGTTGTTCTCGGTGCTGTTCGGCAGTGCGCTGAACCTGGTCGGCGAGTCAGCGTCAGGGATCTCGCGCCTGATCAACGAACTCAGCCATGTGATCTTTCGCATCATGGGCATGATCGTGCGCCTGGCGCCAATCGGCGTGTTCGGCGCGATTGCCTTCACCACCAGTAAATATGGCCTGGACTCACTGCAGCACCTTGGCAGCCTGATCGGCCTGTTCTACCTCACCTGTTTCGCGTTCGTGTCGTTGATCCTGGGCCTGGTGATGCGCCTGAGCGGCCTGCGGATGATGCCGTTCCTCAAGTACCTGCGCGAAGAGCTGCTGATTGTCCTGGGCACGGCCTCTTCCGACGCCGTGCTGCCACAAATCATGCGCAAGCTCGAGCACCTGGGCATCGGCAGCTCGACGGTTGGCCTGGTGATTCCCACGGGATACTCGTTCAACCTCGACGGCTTCTCGATCTACCTGACCCTGGCCATTGTATTTATTGCCAACGCCACCGGTACTCCGCTGGCCATGAGTGATTTGCTGACCATCCTGCTGGTCTCGCTGATCACCTCCAAGGGTGCCCACGGTATTCCCGGCTCGGCGCTGGTGATCCTCGCGGCCACTCTGACCGCGATCCCGGCCATTCCGGTGGTCGGCCTGGTGCTGGTCCTGGCGGTCGACTGGTTCATGGGCATCGGCCGGGCACTGACCAACCTGATCGGCAACTGCGTCGCTACCGTGGCCATTGCACGCTGGGAAAAAGACATCGATATCCAGCGTGCCAACAAAGTCCTGGCCGGCCAGCAGGGCTACAGCTTCCAGACACGCAAATCAGCGACTACCGCGCAGCAACAAGAATTTTGA
- a CDS encoding FadR/GntR family transcriptional regulator → MITSSTVVNSVVEKLRSALARGQWRSGEMLPGQRELAEQLGISRPSLREAVIVLETLGLVRSMPGKGVVVLEANLSDAPISDNGVASASLEDVLQLRYTLEPFIVGLVAQSISSKEIGQLRLTLMDMREALDANDSEAGMNAYIAFHEELFTLTCNPIFQNVVQQTSNALKESAEILRNSPEHLAERLQENEAVVRAIRNKNSALASAEMRRHILREGQRMGIELNIPDDNLGK, encoded by the coding sequence GTGATCACCTCGTCGACAGTGGTAAATTCAGTGGTTGAAAAGCTTCGCAGCGCCCTGGCGCGCGGGCAGTGGCGCTCGGGCGAGATGTTGCCCGGGCAACGCGAACTGGCTGAACAGCTGGGGATCAGTCGCCCCAGCCTGCGCGAAGCGGTGATAGTCCTGGAAACCCTCGGCCTGGTGCGCTCCATGCCCGGCAAAGGCGTGGTGGTACTGGAAGCCAACCTCAGCGATGCGCCCATCAGCGACAACGGCGTGGCCAGCGCCAGCCTCGAGGATGTCCTGCAACTGCGCTACACCCTTGAGCCGTTCATTGTCGGCCTGGTCGCCCAGTCCATCAGCAGCAAGGAAATCGGCCAACTGCGCCTGACGCTGATGGACATGCGCGAAGCCCTCGACGCCAACGACAGCGAAGCCGGAATGAACGCCTACATCGCGTTCCACGAAGAACTGTTCACCCTGACTTGCAACCCGATCTTCCAGAACGTCGTGCAGCAGACCAGCAACGCCCTCAAGGAGAGCGCCGAGATACTGCGCAACTCACCCGAACACCTGGCCGAGCGACTGCAGGAAAACGAAGCGGTGGTACGCGCCATCCGCAACAAGAACAGTGCCCTGGCCAGCGCCGAAATGCGCCGGCACATCCTTCGCGAAGGCCAGCGGATGGGCATTGAATTGAATATCCCGGACGACAACCTGGGCAAATAA